In the Orenia marismortui DSM 5156 genome, one interval contains:
- the bioD gene encoding dethiobiotin synthase, which yields MSRGLFITGTDTDVGKTVVTAGLLAALRERGHDIGLMKPFQTDFIEKDGEILSPDLEYVLPFVDLDTDYDLMNPIRLREPLAPSVAAEVEGIEIDLTKVDRAYEELLTIHRGLIVEGAGGLMVPLTKDFLIPDLIKKLDLPLIIVARPNLGTINHTVLTVKLARQLGIEVLGVIINGFKEEEAGIAEETNPQVIAELADVEILGIIPYIEDLNSSSKKLDLAKIFEDHVNMEKIIDNVQFTIDN from the coding sequence ATGAGTAGAGGACTTTTTATTACAGGAACAGATACTGATGTAGGTAAGACAGTTGTTACAGCTGGATTATTGGCTGCTTTGAGGGAAAGAGGTCATGATATTGGCTTAATGAAGCCATTTCAAACTGATTTTATTGAGAAGGATGGTGAAATATTATCGCCAGACCTTGAATATGTATTACCTTTTGTAGATTTAGATACAGATTATGATTTGATGAATCCAATTCGCTTAAGAGAGCCTTTGGCTCCAAGTGTAGCTGCTGAGGTTGAAGGAATAGAAATTGATTTGACTAAGGTAGATAGAGCTTATGAAGAATTATTAACTATACATCGAGGATTAATTGTTGAAGGAGCAGGTGGTTTGATGGTTCCTTTAACTAAAGATTTTTTGATACCTGATTTAATCAAGAAGTTGGATCTACCATTAATTATTGTAGCTAGACCCAATTTGGGGACAATTAATCACACAGTCTTAACGGTAAAATTAGCTAGACAATTAGGAATTGAAGTATTGGGTGTGATCATTAATGGATTCAAGGAAGAGGAAGCCGGAATTGCAGAAGAGACAAATCCACAGGTGATTGCTGAATTAGCAGATGTAGAGATTTTAGGGATAATTCCTTACATAGAAGATTTGAATAGCAGTTCTAAAAAGTTAGATTTGGCTAAGATTTTTGAGGATCATGTTAATATGGAAAAGATAATTGACAATGTACAATTTACAATTGATAATTGA
- a CDS encoding DUF4282 domain-containing protein, with the protein MNEYLKFKKMISPIIIQAIFWIGVVVSILVGLGTMISGFSSPYGGGMTVFMGLMILVVGPLSVRIYCEMLILFFKLNDSINEINEKLDS; encoded by the coding sequence GTGAATGAGTATTTAAAGTTTAAGAAAATGATTTCCCCAATTATTATCCAGGCTATTTTTTGGATAGGAGTAGTTGTTTCAATTTTAGTTGGTTTAGGAACTATGATTTCAGGCTTTTCTAGTCCTTATGGTGGAGGAATGACAGTCTTTATGGGACTAATGATATTAGTAGTTGGTCCTTTATCTGTGCGAATATATTGTGAAATGCTTATTTTATTTTTTAAGCTCAATGATTCTATAAATGAGATAAACGAGAAGCTAGATAGTTAA
- a CDS encoding flavin reductase family protein encodes MKEIAYDEYIKEATQALSKGAFLTVKSGDEVNTMTIGWGSIAYIWGTSVFMVMVRDSRYTYKLIENSDEFTVSIPFKGKFKEELKFCGTKSGRDYDKFSECKLSIQPGQEVDTPIIKGCDLHYECKIKFKQIMDPDNLNDQYDQKWYPQKDYHTLYFGEIVGAYLEE; translated from the coding sequence TTGAAGGAGATTGCTTATGATGAATATATTAAAGAGGCTACTCAAGCTTTAAGTAAAGGTGCTTTCTTAACGGTTAAATCTGGAGATGAAGTAAACACTATGACCATTGGCTGGGGAAGTATTGCTTATATCTGGGGTACATCAGTTTTTATGGTGATGGTTAGAGATTCACGTTATACATATAAATTAATAGAGAACAGTGATGAATTTACAGTAAGTATTCCTTTTAAAGGTAAATTTAAGGAGGAATTAAAGTTTTGTGGAACTAAGTCAGGTAGAGATTATGATAAGTTTAGCGAATGTAAGCTATCAATTCAGCCAGGTCAAGAAGTAGATACTCCAATCATAAAAGGGTGTGATCTACACTATGAATGTAAGATTAAGTTTAAGCAGATAATGGATCCTGATAACTTGAATGATCAATATGATCAAAAATGGTATCCTCAAAAAGATTATCATACACTTTATTTTGGTGAAATTGTAGGTGCTTATCTAGAGGAGTAG
- a CDS encoding Na/Pi cotransporter family protein, whose translation MSLEMIFSLLGGLGLFIYGMKQMGDGLQKSAGSKLKRLIEMLTTNRVAGVLVGTGVTAIIQSSSATTVMVVGFVNAGLMTLKQSIGVIIGANIGTTITAQLISFKLSHYSLHAIAIGSVLYLFSKKDRTKHLGQVLLGFGILFLGMTIMKDTMKPLRDSEAFVHAMRTFGKSPILGVLVGTIMTVMVQSSSASIGILISLLSVGVIDYHAAVPILLGDNIGTTITAILSSIGTNRNAKRAAAAHTVFNVIGSLVFLTVLYIIPNFTGVLQDFFTNRALSAGHEVNSVRMIANTHSAFNIINALIWLPFVPFIVKLVNYIVPGEDEDIKRGLSYLDERMLETPSVAAQQLKHEVARMLEISSDMVSDAKEAFRTENKDLIKSIQKKEEIINELEEELLVFLTKIPQAGLSEEDIKMIDMYFIIIDAIESVADDADSLAKLLIELSDSKNEFSKDAQDSVENIFDIILEILEKTYRLVDVENLSFATELIKSEQYVDDLQLQYREEHMKRLSKGSCVPGAAIIYLETLEKLEHISDQSADIAHTYIENK comes from the coding sequence TTGTCTTTAGAAATGATATTTTCTTTGTTAGGTGGTTTGGGGCTTTTTATTTATGGAATGAAGCAGATGGGAGATGGCTTACAAAAGTCTGCTGGTAGTAAGTTAAAGAGATTAATAGAGATGTTAACTACTAATCGTGTGGCTGGGGTATTAGTAGGAACTGGTGTAACTGCTATAATTCAAAGTAGTAGTGCAACTACAGTAATGGTAGTAGGTTTTGTTAATGCAGGGTTAATGACTTTAAAACAATCTATAGGAGTAATAATAGGTGCTAATATAGGAACAACGATTACTGCTCAATTAATTTCTTTTAAATTAAGTCATTATTCATTACATGCAATTGCTATTGGTTCTGTTTTATATTTATTTAGTAAAAAGGATAGAACTAAACATTTAGGACAAGTTCTATTAGGTTTTGGTATTTTGTTCTTAGGGATGACAATTATGAAGGATACAATGAAGCCATTAAGGGATTCTGAAGCTTTTGTGCATGCTATGAGAACTTTTGGTAAATCTCCTATTTTAGGAGTATTAGTGGGTACTATTATGACAGTAATGGTACAAAGTAGTAGCGCTAGTATTGGTATCTTAATTAGTTTATTATCTGTCGGTGTAATTGACTATCATGCTGCTGTACCAATTCTTTTAGGAGATAATATAGGTACAACTATTACTGCTATATTATCAAGTATTGGAACTAATCGAAATGCTAAGCGTGCTGCTGCAGCCCATACCGTATTTAATGTAATTGGTTCTTTAGTTTTCTTAACAGTTTTATATATTATTCCAAACTTTACAGGTGTTCTACAGGATTTCTTTACTAATAGAGCTTTAAGTGCAGGACATGAAGTTAACTCGGTTCGAATGATAGCTAATACTCATTCTGCATTTAATATTATTAATGCTCTTATTTGGTTACCTTTTGTACCATTTATAGTTAAGTTAGTAAATTATATTGTACCAGGTGAAGATGAGGATATTAAACGTGGTTTGAGTTATCTTGATGAGAGAATGCTAGAAACTCCTAGTGTTGCTGCACAACAACTCAAGCATGAAGTTGCAAGAATGCTAGAAATTTCTTCTGATATGGTTAGTGATGCAAAAGAGGCATTTAGAACTGAAAATAAAGACTTGATTAAATCTATTCAGAAGAAAGAAGAAATTATTAATGAGTTAGAGGAAGAATTATTAGTCTTCTTGACTAAGATACCTCAAGCGGGATTATCAGAAGAAGATATTAAAATGATCGATATGTATTTTATTATAATTGATGCTATAGAAAGTGTTGCTGATGATGCTGACTCATTAGCTAAATTGCTAATTGAACTTTCAGATAGTAAAAATGAATTTTCTAAAGATGCCCAAGATAGTGTAGAAAATATCTTTGATATTATATTAGAGATATTAGAAAAGACATATAGATTGGTAGATGTAGAAAATCTTTCATTTGCAACAGAGTTAATTAAGTCTGAACAATATGTTGATGATTTACAATTACAATATAGAGAAGAACATATGAAAAGACTTAGTAAAGGTAGTTGTGTACCAGGAGCAGCTATTATTTACTTAGAAACTCTAGAGAAGTTAGAACATATTAGTGATCAATCTGCTGATATTGCCCATACTTATATAGAAAATAAATAA
- a CDS encoding DUF4397 domain-containing protein: MYHEPYYLNTDNDAKAYIRILHAAPQAPAVDVYANNNLIAQNLSYRNFTDYISVMPGRYNIKVYPAGKKRNPVIDTSVNIIENTISTVAAIGQSPNLSLLPIEEPRIPIRPNRAYVRAAHLSPNAPSVNVTQENNVILFRDIGYKEVTDYISLRPGTYTFEVKPTGSDQTVLYVPNARLTGNRFYTLYIIGLVGETPPLQMLIPLDGNSYLRF; the protein is encoded by the coding sequence ATGTATCATGAACCATATTATCTAAACACCGATAATGATGCTAAAGCCTATATTCGTATTCTCCATGCTGCACCACAAGCACCTGCTGTAGATGTATATGCTAACAATAATTTAATTGCTCAAAATTTAAGTTATAGAAACTTTACCGATTACATTTCAGTTATGCCTGGCAGATACAATATTAAGGTTTATCCGGCAGGTAAAAAGAGAAATCCAGTTATAGATACTTCAGTAAATATAATAGAAAATACAATTTCTACTGTAGCTGCTATTGGTCAATCTCCTAATCTCAGTTTACTTCCTATTGAAGAACCTCGTATTCCAATAAGACCTAATAGAGCCTATGTTAGAGCAGCTCATTTATCTCCCAATGCACCTAGTGTGAATGTAACTCAAGAAAATAATGTGATCCTCTTTAGAGATATTGGCTATAAAGAAGTGACCGATTATATATCTCTAAGACCTGGTACTTATACCTTTGAAGTAAAACCTACTGGTAGTGATCAAACTGTATTATATGTCCCTAATGCAAGGTTAACAGGTAATAGATTCTATACTCTTTATATTATTGGTCTGGTTGGTGAAACTCCACCATTACAAATGTTAATTCCTCTTGACGGGAACTCCTATTTAAGATTTTGA
- the dmpI gene encoding 4-oxalocrotonate tautomerase DmpI, with amino-acid sequence MPIITMEGPKLTKEQKAKLISEFTKTASEITAIPESSFSILIKENSAENVGVGGKMLSEIKS; translated from the coding sequence ATGCCAATTATCACTATGGAAGGCCCAAAATTAACTAAGGAACAAAAAGCTAAGTTAATATCTGAATTCACTAAAACAGCTAGTGAGATTACAGCTATTCCAGAGAGTTCTTTTTCTATCTTAATTAAAGAGAACTCAGCTGAGAATGTTGGTGTTGGAGGTAAAATGTTATCTGAGATTAAATCATAA
- a CDS encoding HD-GYP domain-containing protein: MIEINKMSDEINLSLYDLLFSISNITDMVNSNLNNHHEQVAYISFRIAQELELEEEEKKKLVLAASIHDIGAFSIKSRLKTLNFESNNIFEHAEAGAYLVNTFEPFSELAPIIKYHHLEWNYGQGVKSKGKNVPILSHLLHLADRVAILINNNINILSQRDDILRIVKKYSGNMLNPDLIDVFEELSAKEDFWFSVINTGIIQKELRRVFKVWKLNLKLSDLLDLSKFYSRIIDFRSNFTATHSKGVAVTAKEISNLLGWSKIKSIKLEIAGYLHDLGKLAVPTEILEKPGKLTNDEMNIIKSHTFYTYHALDSIEGLEEIKEWASFHHERLDGNGYPFKHHGDRLSVGSRILAVADIFTALSEDRPYREGMDKNKVLMILNSMAKKNAIDIDLLRLLEENYDQINRARYLAQNYIKADYNLCANK; the protein is encoded by the coding sequence GTGATAGAAATAAATAAAATGTCAGATGAAATTAATCTTTCCTTATATGATTTGTTATTTAGTATTTCCAATATTACAGATATGGTAAATTCAAACTTAAATAATCATCATGAACAAGTAGCTTATATAAGTTTCCGAATTGCTCAAGAGTTAGAGCTAGAAGAAGAGGAAAAGAAGAAATTAGTATTAGCAGCATCTATCCATGATATTGGTGCTTTTTCCATAAAAAGCAGATTAAAAACTTTAAATTTTGAATCTAATAATATATTTGAACATGCTGAGGCAGGGGCTTATTTAGTAAACACTTTTGAACCTTTTTCTGAGTTGGCGCCTATAATTAAGTATCATCATTTGGAATGGAATTATGGTCAAGGAGTTAAATCTAAGGGTAAAAATGTGCCTATATTGAGCCATCTGCTTCATTTAGCAGATAGAGTGGCAATTTTAATTAATAATAACATTAATATATTATCGCAGAGAGATGATATATTAAGAATTGTAAAAAAATATTCTGGTAATATGCTTAATCCAGATTTAATTGATGTTTTTGAGGAGTTATCAGCAAAAGAAGATTTCTGGTTTTCAGTTATAAATACAGGTATAATCCAAAAAGAACTTAGGAGAGTATTTAAAGTTTGGAAATTAAATTTGAAATTAAGTGATCTATTGGATTTGAGTAAATTTTATAGTAGAATCATAGATTTTAGAAGTAACTTTACAGCAACCCATTCTAAAGGTGTTGCTGTAACGGCGAAAGAGATATCAAATTTATTAGGATGGTCTAAAATTAAAAGTATAAAATTAGAGATAGCTGGGTACTTACATGATTTAGGAAAATTAGCTGTTCCCACTGAAATATTAGAAAAACCAGGTAAGTTGACTAATGATGAGATGAACATTATTAAGAGCCATACTTTTTATACTTACCATGCCTTAGACTCTATAGAAGGATTAGAGGAGATTAAAGAATGGGCATCTTTTCATCATGAACGACTAGATGGTAATGGCTATCCTTTTAAACATCACGGAGATAGATTATCTGTTGGAAGTAGAATTTTAGCAGTTGCGGATATCTTTACAGCACTTAGTGAAGATCGTCCTTATAGAGAGGGTATGGACAAGAATAAGGTCTTAATGATCCTAAATTCCATGGCTAAAAAGAATGCTATAGACATAGATTTACTAAGATTATTAGAGGAGAATTATGATCAAATAAATAGGGCTCGTTATTTGGCTCAAAATTATATAAAAGCAGATTATAATCTTTGTGCTAATAAATAG
- the bioA gene encoding adenosylmethionine--8-amino-7-oxononanoate transaminase has product MTEELSLLEKNKKYVWQPFTQMKEWVENDQLIIEYGEGVKLYDTEGNEYYDGVSSIWLNVHGHQKKELNEAIKEQLDRVAHTTMLGLASVPATELAEKLVEITPSGLNKVFYSDSGSTAVEIALKMAFQYWQQIDGNYGAKNKFITLKNAYHGDTVGSVSVGGVDLFHQIYRPLLFDSLKAPSPYCYRCSFEEEKDKCNFSCIKELEKMIKKQHKEIAALVIEPLVQGAGGMITAPEGYLAKVRELCDKYNVLMIADEVAVGFGRTGKMFACEHEEVSPDIMTVAKGISGGYLPISATLTTDEIYNAFYDDYVSQKTFFHGHSFTGNPLAAAVSLANIKLFEEEEIIEEMQDKVELVKEKLESFKKLSHVGDIRQQGLMIGIELVKNKVSKEEYSWEERIGVKVCMAAREKGMIIRPLGNVVVFMPPLCSRKDELVEMLDILYDSIIDITE; this is encoded by the coding sequence ATGACAGAAGAATTATCGTTACTAGAGAAGAATAAAAAGTATGTTTGGCAACCTTTTACTCAGATGAAAGAGTGGGTAGAGAATGATCAATTAATTATAGAGTATGGAGAAGGAGTTAAACTCTATGACACTGAAGGAAATGAATATTATGATGGGGTTTCATCTATTTGGCTAAATGTTCACGGACATCAGAAGAAAGAGCTAAATGAAGCTATTAAAGAGCAGTTAGATAGAGTTGCTCATACTACTATGCTAGGTTTAGCTAGTGTGCCAGCAACAGAATTAGCAGAGAAATTAGTAGAAATTACTCCTAGCGGATTGAATAAGGTCTTTTATTCAGATAGTGGGTCAACGGCAGTAGAGATTGCTTTGAAGATGGCTTTTCAATATTGGCAACAAATAGATGGAAATTATGGAGCTAAGAATAAGTTTATTACCTTAAAGAATGCTTATCATGGTGATACAGTTGGTTCTGTTAGTGTTGGAGGAGTTGATCTTTTCCATCAAATTTACAGACCATTGTTATTTGATAGTCTTAAAGCTCCTTCGCCTTATTGTTATCGGTGTTCTTTTGAAGAGGAGAAAGACAAATGTAACTTCAGCTGTATTAAAGAATTAGAAAAGATGATAAAAAAGCAACATAAAGAGATAGCAGCTTTAGTGATAGAGCCATTGGTTCAAGGTGCTGGAGGAATGATTACAGCTCCAGAAGGTTATCTTGCTAAAGTTAGGGAATTATGTGATAAATATAATGTACTAATGATTGCTGATGAAGTGGCTGTAGGATTTGGTAGAACTGGGAAGATGTTTGCTTGTGAACATGAAGAGGTTAGTCCAGATATTATGACAGTAGCTAAAGGTATTAGTGGTGGGTACTTACCTATTTCAGCTACTTTAACTACTGATGAGATTTATAATGCTTTTTATGATGACTATGTAAGTCAGAAGACCTTCTTTCATGGACATTCTTTTACAGGAAATCCATTAGCTGCAGCAGTTTCTTTAGCCAATATAAAGTTATTTGAAGAAGAAGAGATCATTGAAGAGATGCAAGATAAGGTTGAGTTGGTTAAAGAGAAATTAGAATCTTTTAAGAAACTAAGTCATGTCGGTGATATTCGCCAACAAGGGTTGATGATAGGAATAGAGCTAGTTAAGAATAAAGTGAGCAAAGAAGAGTATTCATGGGAGGAAAGAATAGGAGTTAAAGTCTGTATGGCAGCAAGAGAAAAGGGAATGATTATTCGACCTTTAGGCAATGTTGTTGTTTTTATGCCTCCCTTATGTAGTAGAAAAGATGAGTTAGTAGAGATGTTAGATATACTTTACGATTCAATTATAGATATAACAGAATAG
- a CDS encoding IS30 family transposase has translation MCQNNYNTKSRKGKHLKWEERKIIEHLYNIQNKSKTAIARELGRHRTTISREIERGKLVLLNSDYTKRIEYDADIAQNLYDNNATAKGAKIKIGKDHQLAEFIEEKIKGNYSPEVIAEMIKEDDGFEIKIHWKTIYNYIDKGILFIDREDLVYGRYKKTNKSKQKEKESTKRRKEGRKISDRPKEADKRSEIGHWEMDLVEGRKGKDEPFLLVLTERYSRKEIIELIPNKTQESVIKGLDRVERRIGVRKFRDLFKTITTDNGKEFYDYEGIETSFTGSDISRTSQYYADAYCSWQRGSNENLNKMIRRFLPKGSSFKNISRNEVKRIERWINNYPRKMFGFKNANYIFEEQLKAA, from the coding sequence ATGTGCCAAAATAATTATAACACAAAAAGTAGAAAAGGAAAACATTTAAAGTGGGAAGAGAGAAAGATAATAGAACATTTATATAATATACAAAACAAATCGAAGACAGCAATAGCAAGAGAGTTAGGGAGGCATAGGACGACAATAAGTCGAGAAATTGAAAGGGGAAAGCTTGTATTATTAAATTCAGATTACACTAAAAGAATAGAATACGATGCTGATATAGCTCAAAACTTATATGATAACAATGCGACTGCTAAAGGAGCTAAGATTAAAATAGGAAAAGATCATCAATTAGCTGAATTCATAGAAGAAAAAATAAAAGGAAATTATTCTCCAGAGGTAATTGCAGAGATGATTAAAGAGGATGATGGGTTTGAAATTAAAATACATTGGAAGACGATATATAATTATATAGATAAAGGCATTCTGTTTATAGATAGAGAAGATTTGGTTTATGGTAGATATAAAAAGACTAATAAATCTAAACAGAAAGAAAAAGAATCAACAAAAAGGAGAAAAGAGGGAAGAAAGATATCAGATAGGCCTAAGGAAGCTGATAAAAGGTCAGAAATAGGTCATTGGGAAATGGACTTAGTAGAGGGTAGGAAAGGTAAAGATGAGCCCTTTTTATTAGTTTTAACAGAGAGATATAGTCGCAAAGAAATAATAGAACTAATACCTAATAAGACTCAAGAATCTGTAATAAAAGGATTAGATCGCGTAGAAAGAAGAATAGGAGTTAGAAAATTTAGAGACTTATTTAAAACTATAACTACAGATAATGGTAAAGAATTCTATGATTATGAAGGGATAGAAACTTCCTTTACAGGAAGTGATATCTCAAGAACTAGTCAATATTATGCTGATGCTTATTGTTCTTGGCAAAGAGGTAGTAATGAGAATTTAAATAAAATGATTAGAAGGTTTTTACCAAAAGGAAGTAGCTTTAAGAATATTAGCAGAAATGAAGTTAAAAGAATTGAGCGATGGATAAATAATTATCCACGAAAAATGTTTGGGTTTAAGAATGCAAATTATATATTTGAAGAACAGTTAAAGGCAGCTTAA
- a CDS encoding superoxide dismutase family protein yields the protein MVSLSNPFRRIACAKIKGGPLAPNIRGIVYFIPVLGGTKVSVEVKGLPPYQSAMDGEDPIGPHGFHIHEFGNCEIGDPNNPFQAAGGHYNPDNQSHGNHAGDLPVLFSNDGYAKMNLFSNGFRVKGVVGRSVIIHQNPDDYRTQPAGDAGKRLACGVIKWS from the coding sequence ATGGTAAGTTTATCTAATCCTTTTAGAAGAATAGCCTGTGCTAAAATCAAAGGTGGTCCTTTAGCTCCGAATATAAGAGGAATAGTCTATTTTATTCCAGTATTAGGAGGTACTAAGGTTTCGGTAGAAGTGAAAGGACTTCCTCCTTATCAATCTGCTATGGATGGTGAAGATCCTATTGGTCCTCATGGATTCCATATCCATGAATTTGGTAATTGTGAGATAGGAGATCCTAATAATCCTTTCCAGGCCGCTGGTGGACATTATAACCCTGACAATCAGTCTCATGGCAACCATGCTGGAGATCTTCCCGTATTATTTTCTAATGATGGCTATGCTAAAATGAATCTGTTCAGTAATGGATTTAGAGTGAAGGGTGTAGTAGGTCGTTCTGTTATTATTCATCAGAACCCTGATGATTATCGTACTCAACCAGCAGGTGATGCTGGAAAGAGATTAGCTTGCGGAGTAATTAAATGGTCTTAG